In Dehalococcoidia bacterium, the genomic window GCCTGGCAGGGGGCAGTGCACTGCTCCGTTTTGGCCACGACCTGGGTGCGGGCCGGGTCGCGGTAGATGACGAAGTCGTGGGGCACGCCCGTGTCCTCGTTGACCATGGTGACGGTCACGGGCTGCCCGGCGGCCACCGTGAGCTTCTTCTGGTCCCACTTCAGCGCCCGCACCGCCCGTATGGTGGCCGAGGTGGCGGGGGTGGCCTCCTGCCCCTGCTCCTCCTCTCCCCCGCCGGCGCAGGCGGCCCCGAGGGCCGCCAGCGCCAGGGCGAGGGCCGCCGCCGTCAGCAGCTTGACGGTCGTCCGCATGTCCATACCTCCCCTCAGTGTCCGCTGTTGTCGGCCGGGCCCTGGCCGCGGAAGACCTCCGGGTTCTCGGGGCCCTCCACCTCCAGGTATCCGGCCAGGTTGCGCATGAGCCGTGACAGCGAGTGGTCCACCAGGATGTAGCGCCCCGGCACCTGCAGGCGGAACTCCACCACCGCGGCCCCGCCGGCGGGCACCAGCGTCGTCTGCACGTCGGTCAGGGCCGGGCCGGTCAGGGACGCCTGGTCGTACACCCGGTCGAAGATCTCGCCGATGACATGGAAGGAGGAGACGGCGTTGGGCCCGCCCACGCCGAAGAAGATGCGCACCGTCTCCCCCACCCTCGCCCGCAGCGGGTGCAGCTCGGTCAGCGCACCCACCTGGCCGTTGAAGACGTAGTAGTCGGGGGTCTCGGCCATCAGCTTGTCGATGTCGCTCTCCACGTGCCCCTTCTGGCCGTAGGCGCCGGTGGTATAGATGTCCCCCTCCATCACGTAGAACTCGCGGTCCACCGGCGGCAGGCCGCCCTCGGGCTCCACCAGGATGAGGCCATACATGCCGTTGGCGATGTGCTGGGCCACGGGCGGCGTGGCGCAGTGGTAGACGTACAGGCCAGGGTTCAGGGCCTTGAAGGTGAATTCCTTGGTCTCGCCCGGCCGGGCCTGGGTGTAGACCGCCCCGCCGCCCGGGCCGGTGACGGCGTGCAGGTCGATGCTGTGCACCATGGACGACTCCATGGCGTTGGTCAGGCGGACGGTCACCGTGTCGCCCACCCGCACGCGGATGAAGGGGCCGGGCACCTTGCCGTTGAATGTCCAGTAGGTGAAGGTGACGCCATCGGCGAGCCTGCCCACCACCTCCCTCGCCTCCAGCTCCACCACCACATGCTGGGGCGGGCGCTGGCCAACGGGCGGCGGCAGATCTGTCGGGTCTCGGGCCACGTCCACCGCGTCGGCCCGGGCCGGGCCTATGCGCTGGGCGACGGGCGAGGCGGCCGCCTGGGTGTTGCTCCTGCCCGTCCCGCCGTCGCTCCCGGCGCAGTTGGCGGCGCCCACCGCCAGCACCGCCAGGGCCAGGGCGGCCAGGGCAAAGAGGAGCACGTCGAGCTCGAGGCGTGCCCGTCTCATGACCTGTGGTGCGTTCATGGCTCTTACCTCCTGGGCCGCTGCCCTTCTGGTTCCATTGCAGCAGCACCGGGAGGCCGAGAGATGTGACGAGCGTCACAGAAATCGGGGGCCAAAGGTCATCCATCTCGCGGGGCTTATGGATATACGGGGCTCAGGCGAACTCCAGCAATCGACGGCGATCCACCCAGACCACCCGACCGCGCTCGGTGCGCAGCGCCCCCTGTTCCTCCAGCTGGTGCAGGACGCGGTTGACCACCTCTCGCACCGTCCCGGCCAGGGCGGCCACTTCCCGCTGCGACAGGGGCTCCGCCTGACCGTGCTCCATGTCCCACAGTAGCAGGGCCTTGGCCACTCTCTGGCGGGCCTGGCGGAAGGCCAGGTCCTCCACCAGCCCTACCAGGTGCCGCAGCCGTACCGAAAGGTAGGCGAGGAGGGCGGCGGCCAGCTCGGGATGGGAGCGCACCAGGCGCCGCAGCTCCGCCTTGGGCAGGAGGTAGAGGACGGAGGGCGTCAGGGTCTGGGCGCTGACCGGGTTGGGGCCGTCGTCGAACACGGGCACCTCGTTGAAGGAATCGCCGCTGGTGGCGATGAGGATCACCTGCTCCCGCCCCTCGGGCGAGACCTTGAAGAGCTTCACCCGACCCTGCGCCAGGACCCAGGCCCCGTCGCAGGGACCGCCCTCGACGAACAGCAACCGCCTGGCCGGGTAGGAGCGAGGCACGGCCGCGGCGGCGACGGCCGCCAGCACGTGCTCGGGCAGGTCGCGCAGGTAGATGACCCGCCTCAGGACGGCCTCGTCCACCGTCGGAGAGGGGGCCCGGGCGCTCATACCCCCTCCGATAACGCCCTGATGAGCACTCGTCCGCCAGCGCGGCGGGCGTGTTCCTGGAGCCGTGCCCAGGCCGTGGCCAGCCCTTCGATGGTCTCTCGGTCCAGGAGGCGAGCATAGGCCATGGCCGGGCACTCGCTCTCGCCCCGGGCCAGACACCCGGCGCAGAGGGC contains:
- a CDS encoding cupredoxin domain-containing protein, producing MDMRTTVKLLTAAALALALAALGAACAGGGEEEQGQEATPATSATIRAVRALKWDQKKLTVAAGQPVTVTMVNEDTGVPHDFVIYRDPARTQVVAKTEQCTAPCQAQLQVTLPPGKYYYNCSIHPVEMRGELEAK
- the nirK gene encoding copper-containing nitrite reductase, which codes for MNAPQVMRRARLELDVLLFALAALALAVLAVGAANCAGSDGGTGRSNTQAAASPVAQRIGPARADAVDVARDPTDLPPPVGQRPPQHVVVELEAREVVGRLADGVTFTYWTFNGKVPGPFIRVRVGDTVTVRLTNAMESSMVHSIDLHAVTGPGGGAVYTQARPGETKEFTFKALNPGLYVYHCATPPVAQHIANGMYGLILVEPEGGLPPVDREFYVMEGDIYTTGAYGQKGHVESDIDKLMAETPDYYVFNGQVGALTELHPLRARVGETVRIFFGVGGPNAVSSFHVIGEIFDRVYDQASLTGPALTDVQTTLVPAGGAAVVEFRLQVPGRYILVDHSLSRLMRNLAGYLEVEGPENPEVFRGQGPADNSGH
- a CDS encoding Crp/Fnr family transcriptional regulator, with amino-acid sequence MSARAPSPTVDEAVLRRVIYLRDLPEHVLAAVAAAAVPRSYPARRLLFVEGGPCDGAWVLAQGRVKLFKVSPEGREQVILIATSGDSFNEVPVFDDGPNPVSAQTLTPSVLYLLPKAELRRLVRSHPELAAALLAYLSVRLRHLVGLVEDLAFRQARQRVAKALLLWDMEHGQAEPLSQREVAALAGTVREVVNRVLHQLEEQGALRTERGRVVWVDRRRLLEFA